From Cannabis sativa cultivar Pink pepper isolate KNU-18-1 chromosome 8, ASM2916894v1, whole genome shotgun sequence, a single genomic window includes:
- the LOC115699513 gene encoding probable protein phosphatase 2C 58 isoform X1 — protein sequence MTGREILQMIKEKTGLGSSALDTGKGKSKRSKHITHGFHMVKGKSKHAMEDYLVSEFKQQNNVELGLFAIFDGHLGHDVANYLQNHLFENILKEQPGIWVDTESSIKNAYRRTDDEILDKSFSLGKGGSTAVTAILKDGRKLIVANVGDSRAVICKNGVALQLSVDHEPSKEKRLIESRGGFVSNLPGDVPRVDGQLAVARAFGDKSLKIHLSSEPDVSILPIGEDVEFLILASDGIWKVLSNQEAVDSIKHIKDAQAAAKHLIGEAVNRKSKDDISCIVVKLQ from the exons ATGACTGGCAGAGAAATCCTCCAAATGATAAAG GAGAAGACTGGGCTGGGCTCATCTGCTCTTGATACAGGAAAAGGCAAAAGCAAAAGGTCAAAGCATATCACACATGGATTCCACATGGTAAAGGGAAAATCAAAGCATGCCATGGAAGACTACTTAGTTTCTGAATTCAAGCAACAAAATAATGTTGAGTTGGGATTATTTGCAATCTTTGATGGTCATTTAGGCCATGATGTTGCAAATTACTTGCAAAACCACctctttgaaaatattttgaagGAG CAGCCTGGCATCTGGGTTGATACAGAAAGCTCAATTAAAAATGCTTATCGTAGAACGGATGATGAgatattggacaaaagtttttCATTGGGAAAAGGAGGGTCAACTGCAGTAACTGCAATACTGAAAGATGGAAGGAAGCTCATAGTAGCAAATGTAGGAGACTCTCGGGCTGTTATATGCAAAAATGGCGTGGCGCTACAATTATCTGTGGATCATGAACCAAGCAAGGAAAAGAGGCTGATTGAGAGCCGTGGTGGTTTTGTATCCAACCTTCCAG GGGATGTTCCACGTGTCGACGGACAGCTGGCTGTAGCAAGAGCATTTGGAGATAAGAGCTTGAAGATACACCTGAGTTCAGAACCTGATGTTTCTATCCTGCCTATAGGCGAAGATGTAGAGTTCTTAATCTTAGCAAGCGACGGGATATGGAAG GTTCTGTCGAATCAAGAAGCAGTGGACTCCATCAAACATATAAAGGATGCCCAGGCAGCAGCAAAGCATTTGATTGGGGAGGCTGTTAATAGGAAAAGCAAGGATGATATATCTTGCATAGTTGTAAAGTTGCAATAA
- the LOC115699662 gene encoding tRNA-specific adenosine deaminase TAD3 isoform X2, translated as MLDRLSYPSWAQRIAVYYCQLSVILCVASEESNESCSMPDGVQELINSYQLSVFETKVCQYAALSKEEWEEQCKLWPTSYHPRTYNIDGITGFSNEDSRSIFVFMNMAIHLAKSGSGSVVNAAVIVDPSVKQVIATAHDQVFSWDATANKITLETNCLRKRETLDLSTDSEGMESHKTLPSTCFQDETKQLYTGVSCFYPWGWAEQQPVYSSGCWHPLRHAAMVAIESSAARDRLLFPSSGEIQDDSIDVDSRKYSTGSPAKKQKTNIQKITGNDIKNICEEDLHSSSDRPYLCTGYDIYLVWEPCAMCAMALVHQRIRRIFYAFPNPNAGALGSVHRLQGERSLNHHYAVFRVMVPEQVL; from the exons ATGCTTGATCGTTTGAGCTATCCTTCTTGGGCACAACGAATAGCAGTTTATTATTGTCAA CTATCGGTGATCTTATGTGTAGCTTCTGAAGAGAGCAATGAGTCATGCAGTATGCCAGATGGTGTGCAGGAGCTTATCAATTCATACCAGTTGAGTGTTTTTGAAACGAAA GTATGCCAATATGCTGCATTGTCAAAAGAAGAGTGGGAAGAACAATGTAAGCTGTGGCCAACTTCGTATCATCCTCGAACCTA taACATTGACGGTATTACTGGATTCAGTAATGAGGACAGCCGATCAATTTTTGTATTCATGAACATGGCTATTCACTTGGCAAAATCTGGTAGTGGTTCG GTTGTCAATGCTGCTGTTATAGTGGATCCCTCGGTTAAACAAGTAATTGCCACTGCACATGATCAAGTTTTTTCATGGGATGCTACAGCAAACAAGATTACACTTGAAACAAATTGCCTTAGAAAGCGGGAAACCCTTGATTTGAGTACTGATTCTGAGGGAATGGAGAGCCATAAGACATTGCCGTCTACTTGTTTTCAGGATGAAACAAAACAATTATATACTGGTGTGTCTTGTTTTTATCCTTGGGGGTGGGCTGAGCAGCAACCAGTATATAGTTCTGGCTGTTGGCACCCTTTACGCCATGCTGCTATGGTTGCTATTGAATCTTCTGCTGCCAGGGACAGACTCCTTTTTCCCAGTTCAGGTGAGATCCAAGATGATTCAATTGATGTTGATAGCAGGAAGTATTCGACGGGCTCTCCTGCAAAAAAACAAAAGACAAATATTCAAAAG ATTACGGGTAATGATATCAAGAACATTTGTGAGGAAGATTTACATTCTTCATCAGACCGGCCATATCTTTGCACTGGTTATGACATCTATTTAGTGTGGGAGCCTTGTGCTAT GTGTGCAATGGCCCTGGTTCACCAGAGAATTAGGCGTATATTCTATGCTTTTCCGAACCCGAATGCTGGAGCACTAGGTAGTGTCCATAGGCTACAAGGGGAAAGAAGCCTGAATCATCATTATGCTGTATTCAGGGTGATGGTTCCAGAACAGGTTCTTTGA
- the LOC115699662 gene encoding tRNA-specific adenosine deaminase TAD3 isoform X1, producing MEMWDVVHIPDKPQSAPNQQPTVNVLAAAIEPKLTNALIRRLNQIAPLENLRHVKRVQKKQLEGGNIQLSVILCVASEESNESCSMPDGVQELINSYQLSVFETKVCQYAALSKEEWEEQCKLWPTSYHPRTYNIDGITGFSNEDSRSIFVFMNMAIHLAKSGSGSVVNAAVIVDPSVKQVIATAHDQVFSWDATANKITLETNCLRKRETLDLSTDSEGMESHKTLPSTCFQDETKQLYTGVSCFYPWGWAEQQPVYSSGCWHPLRHAAMVAIESSAARDRLLFPSSGEIQDDSIDVDSRKYSTGSPAKKQKTNIQKITGNDIKNICEEDLHSSSDRPYLCTGYDIYLVWEPCAMCAMALVHQRIRRIFYAFPNPNAGALGSVHRLQGERSLNHHYAVFRVMVPEQVL from the exons ATGGAGATGTGGGACGTTGTCCACATCCCGGATAAGCCCCAAAGTGCACCCAATCAACAACCCACTG TGAATGTATTGGCTGCAGCCATTGAGCCTAAGCTCACCAATGCCCTTATAAG GCGTTTGAACCAAATTGCTCCCCTTGAAAATCTTCGACATGTGAAGCGGGTGCAAAAGAAACAATTAGAAGGAG GAAATATTCAGCTATCGGTGATCTTATGTGTAGCTTCTGAAGAGAGCAATGAGTCATGCAGTATGCCAGATGGTGTGCAGGAGCTTATCAATTCATACCAGTTGAGTGTTTTTGAAACGAAA GTATGCCAATATGCTGCATTGTCAAAAGAAGAGTGGGAAGAACAATGTAAGCTGTGGCCAACTTCGTATCATCCTCGAACCTA taACATTGACGGTATTACTGGATTCAGTAATGAGGACAGCCGATCAATTTTTGTATTCATGAACATGGCTATTCACTTGGCAAAATCTGGTAGTGGTTCG GTTGTCAATGCTGCTGTTATAGTGGATCCCTCGGTTAAACAAGTAATTGCCACTGCACATGATCAAGTTTTTTCATGGGATGCTACAGCAAACAAGATTACACTTGAAACAAATTGCCTTAGAAAGCGGGAAACCCTTGATTTGAGTACTGATTCTGAGGGAATGGAGAGCCATAAGACATTGCCGTCTACTTGTTTTCAGGATGAAACAAAACAATTATATACTGGTGTGTCTTGTTTTTATCCTTGGGGGTGGGCTGAGCAGCAACCAGTATATAGTTCTGGCTGTTGGCACCCTTTACGCCATGCTGCTATGGTTGCTATTGAATCTTCTGCTGCCAGGGACAGACTCCTTTTTCCCAGTTCAGGTGAGATCCAAGATGATTCAATTGATGTTGATAGCAGGAAGTATTCGACGGGCTCTCCTGCAAAAAAACAAAAGACAAATATTCAAAAG ATTACGGGTAATGATATCAAGAACATTTGTGAGGAAGATTTACATTCTTCATCAGACCGGCCATATCTTTGCACTGGTTATGACATCTATTTAGTGTGGGAGCCTTGTGCTAT GTGTGCAATGGCCCTGGTTCACCAGAGAATTAGGCGTATATTCTATGCTTTTCCGAACCCGAATGCTGGAGCACTAGGTAGTGTCCATAGGCTACAAGGGGAAAGAAGCCTGAATCATCATTATGCTGTATTCAGGGTGATGGTTCCAGAACAGGTTCTTTGA
- the LOC115699513 gene encoding probable protein phosphatase 2C 58 isoform X2, whose product MTGREILQMIKEKTGLGSSALDTGKGKSKRSKHITHGFHMVKGKSKHAMEDYLVSEFKQQNNVELGLFAIFDGHLGHDVANYLQNHLFENILKEPGIWVDTESSIKNAYRRTDDEILDKSFSLGKGGSTAVTAILKDGRKLIVANVGDSRAVICKNGVALQLSVDHEPSKEKRLIESRGGFVSNLPGDVPRVDGQLAVARAFGDKSLKIHLSSEPDVSILPIGEDVEFLILASDGIWKVLSNQEAVDSIKHIKDAQAAAKHLIGEAVNRKSKDDISCIVVKLQ is encoded by the exons ATGACTGGCAGAGAAATCCTCCAAATGATAAAG GAGAAGACTGGGCTGGGCTCATCTGCTCTTGATACAGGAAAAGGCAAAAGCAAAAGGTCAAAGCATATCACACATGGATTCCACATGGTAAAGGGAAAATCAAAGCATGCCATGGAAGACTACTTAGTTTCTGAATTCAAGCAACAAAATAATGTTGAGTTGGGATTATTTGCAATCTTTGATGGTCATTTAGGCCATGATGTTGCAAATTACTTGCAAAACCACctctttgaaaatattttgaagGAG CCTGGCATCTGGGTTGATACAGAAAGCTCAATTAAAAATGCTTATCGTAGAACGGATGATGAgatattggacaaaagtttttCATTGGGAAAAGGAGGGTCAACTGCAGTAACTGCAATACTGAAAGATGGAAGGAAGCTCATAGTAGCAAATGTAGGAGACTCTCGGGCTGTTATATGCAAAAATGGCGTGGCGCTACAATTATCTGTGGATCATGAACCAAGCAAGGAAAAGAGGCTGATTGAGAGCCGTGGTGGTTTTGTATCCAACCTTCCAG GGGATGTTCCACGTGTCGACGGACAGCTGGCTGTAGCAAGAGCATTTGGAGATAAGAGCTTGAAGATACACCTGAGTTCAGAACCTGATGTTTCTATCCTGCCTATAGGCGAAGATGTAGAGTTCTTAATCTTAGCAAGCGACGGGATATGGAAG GTTCTGTCGAATCAAGAAGCAGTGGACTCCATCAAACATATAAAGGATGCCCAGGCAGCAGCAAAGCATTTGATTGGGGAGGCTGTTAATAGGAAAAGCAAGGATGATATATCTTGCATAGTTGTAAAGTTGCAATAA